TTAGCCAGCATCTCACAAGAAATCTCATTGGTGATGCAGTGAATCAAGGAACTGGTTGCTAGAGGGAAAGGATTTGTCAATTTCTGCATCAGTCTATCCTTTCACCAAAGAAATATCCCTGCACTTTTTTAAAGAACTCCTGCTTGATTAAAAATCGAAAGGCGAGGAAAGCTATGGCTGTACCAATCAAGGTTGCTCCGAAAAATCGAGGAGTGTAGATAAACCAACTGAGCTTCGCCGCAGATCCCGTAAAGAGAACCATAACAGGATAGGAAACAATGGAACCGATAATACCTGTTCCCAAAATCTCTCCTAGAGCAGAATAGTGAAATTTCCGACCATACTTATAAAAGAGACCTGCGAGGAGGGCTCCAAAAGTAGCTCCAGTGAGGGCCAAGGGCGGAATGCCTTGAGTAGACATACGGATAAAGGCTGTGACTGTAGCCATGACCAAGGCATAAACAGGCCCCATCAAGATTCCTGCAAGAATGTTGACTACACTGGACATCGGTGC
Above is a window of Streptococcus oralis subsp. dentisani DNA encoding:
- the thiW gene encoding energy coupling factor transporter S component ThiW, which translates into the protein MRNHQLQVHKLTILSMMIALDVVLTPIFRIEGMAPMSSVVNILAGILMGPVYALVMATVTAFIRMSTQGIPPLALTGATFGALLAGLFYKYGRKFHYSALGEILGTGIIGSIVSYPVMVLFTGSAAKLSWFIYTPRFFGATLIGTAIAFLAFRFLIKQEFFKKVQGYFFGERID